From the Mangifera indica cultivar Alphonso chromosome 10, CATAS_Mindica_2.1, whole genome shotgun sequence genome, one window contains:
- the LOC123228188 gene encoding zinc finger protein ZAT10-like produces the protein MALQALNSPTASTQAFSYEDSWTKRKRSKRPRSESPAPTEEEYLALCLIMLARGGTSTTSTAGNPSWSSSEQRPERLPEPPSLKLSYKCTVCNKGFSSYQALGGHKASHRKNSTETSISSSSFATAAVSSEVNKATAFTSGGSGRSHECSICHRTFPSGQALGGHKRCHYEGGNNNNSNHINASSIGATASGSFSEGGGSNSLRGFDLNLPALPEFWSQEVESPLATKKPKFLMDQETARC, from the coding sequence ATGGCTCTTCAAGCTTTGAATTCTCCAACGGCTTCCACTCAGGCCTTCAGCTATGAAGACTCATGGACCAAAAGAAAGCGATCAAAGCGTCCCCGGAGTGAGTCTCCAGCTCCTACTGAGGAAGAGTACTTGGCTCTTTGTCTTATCATGCTTGCTCGTGGTGGAACCTCCACCACCTCCACTGCTGGAAACCCATCTTGGTCGTCATCTGAGCAACGGCCAGAGCGGTTACCGGAGCCTCCAAGTTTGAAACTTTCTTACAAGTGTACTGTATGTAACAAGGGTTTTTCTTCTTACCAAGCTCTGGGTGGACACAAGGCTAGTCACCGCAAGAACTCCACTGAAACATCaatctcctcctcctccttcgCCACCGCTGCTGTTTCCAGTGAAGTCAACAAGGCCACTGCCTTCACAAGCGGCGGCAGTGGAAGGAGTCACGAGTGCTCAATTTGCCACAGGACTTTTCCTTCTGGTCAAGCCTTGGGAGGTCACAAGCGTTGCCACTATGAAGGcggcaacaacaacaacagcaatCATATTAACGCCTCCTCCATTGGTGCTACAGCCAGTGGTTCGTTTTCTGAGGGCGGTGGGTCAAACAGTCTACGGGGGTTTGACCTGAACTTGCCGGCCTTGCCGGAGTTCTGGTCCCAGGAAGTGGAGAGTCCCTTGGCGACAAAGAAACCCAAGTTCCTGATGGATCAAGAAACTGCAAGATGTTAG